In Prochlorococcus marinus CUG1435, the genomic window ATTTTCTTTGGAAGGAGAAGATTTTAAATTAGAAATAAAACGGAATTTATTTGATCAAAACCAACTTACTAAGAATTTAGTTTCTAATAGTTCATTTGAAAGGCAAACAAATGCTAATCAAAAATCTATAAGTGATAATGTCCCAATAATTAATGAGCCTGAAACGCCTCAGGTAGCTCCTCCAGGGCGTTCAGATCTTACAGATATTACTTCTCCTATGGTTGGGACGTTTTATAGAGCGGCTGCTCCAGGCGAGGAGCCGTTTGTTGAAGTGGGAAATAATATTAAGGTTGGTCAAACTATTTGTATTTTGGAAGCTATGAAATTAATGAATGAAATTGAATCTGAATTTGACGCTGAAATAGTAGAAATTTTAGTTGAAAATGGAACGCCTGTTGAATTTGGTCAAGTTTTAATGCGTGTCAAGCAGTCTTGAATTGTTAGTCATTTCAATTGCAGTTTTTATAGCCTCAATCATGCTTTGGCATTGTGCTACCCCCTTGCCAGCAATATCGAATCCTGTGCCATGATCTGGGGAGGTTCGTATGATAGGCAAACCTATTGTAGTGTTTACTGAATAATTAAGAGCTATAACCTTCATTGGTATTAAGCCTTGATCATGATACATAGCAAGAATGCCATCATGCTTCTCAGCATTTTTGTGTCTCCAAGCTTTGGCGGAAGAACTCCAACAGCTATCTGGTGATATAGGTCCCAATAATTTAATTTCACTATTCTTTTCATTCCAAGCAATCAAGGCATCATTAAGCCAGTTTTTTTCTTCATTACCCAAAATACCTTCTTCGCCAGCATGAGGATTCAATCCTGCAACTTTCAAAGTAGGTTTTTTAGTGTATTGAAAACAAAACTCTTTGAAAAGATCTAATTTAGTATGGATTAATTTTGTATCTAATTTTTTTGGAACCTCACTAAGTGCTATGTGGGTTGTAGCCAGTAAGGTGTTAAATCTCCAACCTGTAATTGGTGATTTAGCTGTAAATAACATTCCAACATTTTTTACTCCAAAAGATTTTGCTAAGACTTCTGTTTGGCCAGTGAAGTAATGACCAGCGAGTGACCATGATTTCTTACAAATCGGTCCAGTCACAAGTGCAGAATTTGGATGTTTTTTTACAATTTCAATTGCTTTTGTTAAGTAATAGAAACTGGAATCCCCATAACTTGATTTAGATTGATTATTGGATGATGAAATTTCTGAATCATTAATTTGTAAATTATTAGGATCTGCTAGGTTTCTTAAACCTAAAGATCTAAGATTTGTATATGTATTTTGTAAATTTTTTTTTGAACCAATTAATATAAAATCAACATTTTCTGGTATCTCAGAAGAACAAAGAGCTTTTAAAATAATTTCAGGTCCTACTCCAGACTCATCTCCTACGCTTAAAACTATTTTTGTCTTATTATTTGTACTTTGAAAATTCATAAAAGGTTTTAAAATTTATTTGTTTTTGTTAATTTCAATATTTAAAAAACAATTGTTCAAGCCTACTTTATAGTTTTTATAAATTAGTTTATATCCAAGTGTTTCGCACAATAGTTTATTGGAAACTCTTCTATTTTCCATCCAAAAGGATTGAGCAATAGGTGATAATTCTTTTTTTGCATCCTCAAATAAAATTGGCTTTGGCATTTTTAAGCCAAGAAGATCGTAGCAATATTGAATCACTTCCACCTGAGAACATGGTTCATCATCTGCAATATTAATAATTTGGTGATACTTTAAAGAGTCTTTATTTTGTAAAAGATAGATAATTGCATTTGCAATATCAGCTACATGAATTCTTGAAAATACTTGATCTTTTTTCGAAATAACGCGAATTTTTTGATTTCTTATCGCTTCAAAAGTGGATCTTCCAGGTCCATAAATACCAGGTAACCTAAAAATCTGAACGGGCAAACCAGATTCAATCCATTCTTTTTCGCAATTTAATCTTTTATGACTTCTGTTTTGAAAAGGCTGAGGTTGATTCATCTCTGAGACCCAATCACCTTTAGTATTCCCATATACTCCTGTGGTAGATAAATATCCAACCCATTCGAGGGATAGACTTTTTAGTTTGCTTTTAAGACTTCCCAGTACTGGATCGCTACCATTTTTGCCCGGAGGAATGCAACTAAGAATATGAGTGACACCATCAAAAATTCTTTCACTAGGAATGGAATTATTTTCACTATTAAAAACAAAACTATTTGGATCTTTCTTTTCAGATCTCGAACTTGTCAAAGCAATACAACCTAATTTTCTGATGGTTTTTGCAAAGAAACTACCGCTAAAACCGCATCCTAAGATTAAAAATTTACTTTTATTTTTTAGTGAGCTTGCGATATTCGTCATATTGCATTATGGTAGTACATATGTATTAATTAATGATGAAGACTGCTGTTAGAGCTGATTTAAAATCAAAATCTTTTTTCACTAGTAAAAGTTATGCTCGTCTGAACGAAAAAGAAATCAGTTTAGTTGATTTTAAATTCTACCAAAAACTATTTGTTGTTCTCATTTCTTTGTCTACAATTTTAATATTCCCAGAATCTCCAAGAGAATTGGAAAACATTTGTGAAAGTTATAATCCTAGAGATTTATGTAATGTTTGGTAGTCAAGCTGCTTTATATTTTGATTCATCTGATTCAGAATTAATATTTACGTTAAAATTAGGATTCGCCCATTGCAATAATCTTATTGCTAATCTTAAATCTCCTTCTAACCAAGCTCTTATAGCCATAGCTCTTCTAGGATCGTAAAATTTTTGTCTTCTATACCAATAAAAAGCATTTTTATCTGATTTATCTCCATTACAAGAAAGACATGCAGGCACACAGTTTTCTGTGGTGCTCAAGCCACCTTGGCTACGTGGTAAAACATGATCAATTGATTCAGATGGCTTTCCACAATATATACAACTTTTTCCTGTAAATCTATGAATTGACTTTCGCCATTGTCTCAATCTGAACTTAGGACATAAATCCTCTAAAAACACCGCATCATTAATATGCATTCAGACTATTTAATTAAATAAATAATGGCTTGAATATATTAAAAGTCAATATTATTTCTATTTTTTAGCCAAAATTCGTTCTTGAAAATATAATTTAGTGTTTTTAGATACAAATACAATTACTTCCTAGTTAAAAAACTTCAAGCTTTAATAACTGTATCTTTCAATTGTCTCATCTGAAAAATCTTCATTAGCTTTTTCTAATTCTTTTTCTAACCTTTTTCTCTTGTTTTCTTGTTTTTGAGCTTCTTTGTCTTTCTTTTCTTGTTCTTTTTGTAAATCCCTTAACAGTTTTCTATTTGGATGAAGTTTATCAAGGTATTCAACACAATAATTAAAGGTTTCTTTATCTCTTATCACTGATTCAGTTATTTGTGATGCTGCCTGTTTCGGTGAAACTTTGAAAATGCCTCCTTTTTGCTTTTTTATATATGTGTACGCTGCTTCCCAACTACTTTCATGATCATTTCCACCATCTCTCATAGTACAGAAAATTTCTGCACCAAATGTGCCAGCAATAACTTTATGTGATTGAAGTGATAGAGGAGAAATTATCCCGAGGGTTAAAAAAATTAATTTTTTTTTAAATCCTTGCATTTAATTTTTGCGTCCCATTTAAAAATATCTTTTATTGGCAATATGTCTATAGATATTTATGATTTTATTACTCCAAATAAGTTTAAGCATTTCACAACTAGAGGAAGAATTAAGAGCACAGTAATCAATCTTACTGCGTGCAGAGTTGCCACTGCAGCTCCTACTCCATATTCAGACCCTACGAGACTCATACCGCTTATACCTCCTGGTGCAGCACCTAGAATTGTTGTTATTACATCTATTTTGAGTAGTCTGCTTGTCCATAATCCAAGTGCTAATCCTGTAATAACTAAAGTAAAAGTTATTAAAATGGCTGGTCTCCATAGGCTTTGAAGATCAACGAGTGAATCTTTGGTTAACGATGTACCAATAACTGTTCCAATTCCAATTTCTAGTATTGTTCTTGTTCCAATTGGCCACTCTGCTACATCGACTTTGCCACTGATGCTAAGTATGCTTGCTCCAATTAAAGATCCTGCAAGTGGAGCTGCAGGTATACCTGTTTTTAGAGCTAAAGCTCCAAAAACTCCACCTGCGATTAGATAGTATATTAGGTTTATGTTTGGCATTAATTTAAATGATTATTGGACATAATATAAGAAAATTTTTTTTGTGCTTGAGTTTATAGTCAAATTATATTTTTGTTTTTCTCTCATTATGTCCCTTTTTGTTGGCATAATATTATGTAAAGCATGAATTCTTATGTCTTCACCAATTTCATACAAAGCTAATAGAATCCACGTTAAGAAAAAATTATCTTTTTTTGAGGGTGGCCACCAGCTTGAAAAATTAGAGTTTGCTCTAGCAATTGCTCAAACAAAGGGAGATGAAAAAAAATCAATAATTTTAAGAAAAAAGATTGTTGAATTAGGCGGAAATGTCGAAGAGCCAGGAACTTAACCTAATCTCCATAAAGATATCTAGATGCCACTAATAATGATTTACCAGCTTCTTGAGGTGTTATTTTCCCTAGATCTAGAAGTACATTACTTATAGCAGAAATTACCGTAATAATATCTCTATCATTTACGTAACCTAGATGACCGACTCTAAATATTTTGCCTTTTAAATGATCTTGGCCACCAGCGAGTAAGATATCAAATTTATTTTTTATTGTTTTTCTGAATTCTTCAGCATCCATCCCCTCCGTTTTTATCGCTGTAATTGAAGGGCTTAAATATTTTTCATCAGCAAATAATTTAAGATTTAAAGCCTTGATAGCATTGCTCATCGCCAATTTGTGTTTATTATGTCTCAGAAAAATGTTTTTTAAGCCTTCTTCTCTCATCATTTTTAAAGCTTCATCTAAAGCAAAAACTAAATTAACTGCTGGAGTATATGGATTACTATTGGTTAAAAGACTTTTTTTATAGGATTTTAAATTTAAATAAAATTTTGGTAAATTAGATTTTTCTGTAGCTTCCCATGCTTTTGGGCTCATTGATATAAAACTTAGACCTGGTGGTACCATGTATCCCTTCTGGGATCCAGAGGCAACGATATCTAAATGCCATTCATCTACAGGTACATTACAAGCACCAAGACTTGTGACGCAGTCAATAATAGATAATGCTGTTTTGTGTTCCCGAATATATGAGCTTATAGTTTCTAGATCATTAATTACACCTGTTGAGGTTTCGGAATGGGTTAAAATTACAGCTTTTATTTCTTTTTGTTTATCGTCTTCTAATAATTGTTTGAATTCTTCTGGATTAAGTGGAGTTCCCCATTCGGAATCAATTTTTATTACTTCTAACCCAAATTCCTGCGCAACTTTTACCCATCTTTCGCCAAATTTTCCATTTTCTCCACAAATTACCTTATCACCTTTACTTAAAGTATTTATTATTCCAGCTTCCATTGCGGCAGTCCCACTGCCGGTAATTGTTAGTACGTCATTTTGAGTTTGATGAAGCCATTGCAAATTTTTTGTAGTACTTTCTACGAGGTCTTGAAATTCTTTACTCCGATGGCCTATTGGATGCTTGCTTAATGCTTGTAAAACTTTTTCTGGGACTG contains:
- the accB gene encoding acetyl-CoA carboxylase biotin carboxyl carrier protein, with the protein product MAMNLDHEDLNRLIEKISKSDFQEFSLEGEDFKLEIKRNLFDQNQLTKNLVSNSSFERQTNANQKSISDNVPIINEPETPQVAPPGRSDLTDITSPMVGTFYRAAAPGEEPFVEVGNNIKVGQTICILEAMKLMNEIESEFDAEIVEILVENGTPVEFGQVLMRVKQS
- the pdxA gene encoding 4-hydroxythreonine-4-phosphate dehydrogenase PdxA encodes the protein MNFQSTNNKTKIVLSVGDESGVGPEIILKALCSSEIPENVDFILIGSKKNLQNTYTNLRSLGLRNLADPNNLQINDSEISSSNNQSKSSYGDSSFYYLTKAIEIVKKHPNSALVTGPICKKSWSLAGHYFTGQTEVLAKSFGVKNVGMLFTAKSPITGWRFNTLLATTHIALSEVPKKLDTKLIHTKLDLFKEFCFQYTKKPTLKVAGLNPHAGEEGILGNEEKNWLNDALIAWNEKNSEIKLLGPISPDSCWSSSAKAWRHKNAEKHDGILAMYHDQGLIPMKVIALNYSVNTTIGLPIIRTSPDHGTGFDIAGKGVAQCQSMIEAIKTAIEMTNNSRLLDTH
- a CDS encoding NAD-dependent epimerase/dehydratase family protein; protein product: MTNIASSLKNKSKFLILGCGFSGSFFAKTIRKLGCIALTSSRSEKKDPNSFVFNSENNSIPSERIFDGVTHILSCIPPGKNGSDPVLGSLKSKLKSLSLEWVGYLSTTGVYGNTKGDWVSEMNQPQPFQNRSHKRLNCEKEWIESGLPVQIFRLPGIYGPGRSTFEAIRNQKIRVISKKDQVFSRIHVADIANAIIYLLQNKDSLKYHQIINIADDEPCSQVEVIQYCYDLLGLKMPKPILFEDAKKELSPIAQSFWMENRRVSNKLLCETLGYKLIYKNYKVGLNNCFLNIEINKNK
- a CDS encoding transcription factor TFIID → MMKTAVRADLKSKSFFTSKSYARLNEKEISLVDFKFYQKLFVVLISLSTILIFPESPRELENICESYNPRDLCNVW
- a CDS encoding HNH endonuclease, whose protein sequence is MHINDAVFLEDLCPKFRLRQWRKSIHRFTGKSCIYCGKPSESIDHVLPRSQGGLSTTENCVPACLSCNGDKSDKNAFYWYRRQKFYDPRRAMAIRAWLEGDLRLAIRLLQWANPNFNVNINSESDESKYKAA
- a CDS encoding secretion system protein; translation: MQGFKKKLIFLTLGIISPLSLQSHKVIAGTFGAEIFCTMRDGGNDHESSWEAAYTYIKKQKGGIFKVSPKQAASQITESVIRDKETFNYCVEYLDKLHPNRKLLRDLQKEQEKKDKEAQKQENKRKRLEKELEKANEDFSDETIERYSY
- a CDS encoding AbrB family transcriptional regulator, producing MPNINLIYYLIAGGVFGALALKTGIPAAPLAGSLIGASILSISGKVDVAEWPIGTRTILEIGIGTVIGTSLTKDSLVDLQSLWRPAILITFTLVITGLALGLWTSRLLKIDVITTILGAAPGGISGMSLVGSEYGVGAAVATLHAVRLITVLLILPLVVKCLNLFGVIKS
- a CDS encoding alanine--glyoxylate aminotransferase family protein; protein product: MIPGPTPVPEKVLQALSKHPIGHRSKEFQDLVESTTKNLQWLHQTQNDVLTITGSGTAAMEAGIINTLSKGDKVICGENGKFGERWVKVAQEFGLEVIKIDSEWGTPLNPEEFKQLLEDDKQKEIKAVILTHSETSTGVINDLETISSYIREHKTALSIIDCVTSLGACNVPVDEWHLDIVASGSQKGYMVPPGLSFISMSPKAWEATEKSNLPKFYLNLKSYKKSLLTNSNPYTPAVNLVFALDEALKMMREEGLKNIFLRHNKHKLAMSNAIKALNLKLFADEKYLSPSITAIKTEGMDAEEFRKTIKNKFDILLAGGQDHLKGKIFRVGHLGYVNDRDIITVISAISNVLLDLGKITPQEAGKSLLVASRYLYGD